One Tenebrio molitor chromosome 2, icTenMoli1.1, whole genome shotgun sequence genomic region harbors:
- the Rsph4a gene encoding radial spoke head protein 6 homolog A: MINDINLGSIIEINAEERELAIPTVPNEENEFIYAKTFLQKNSTVTGENLYDHLSEVLNKILSERPENVVDFFEEYCRKVKEKRFRPLTDHLEDIFVAPGRYRLANQLMPLLKPLPPEEPSTLDPEDLERADMTKNNMLELLFFLEHAGLGLPRTEMFCLTMSMRQLIRVEPIATIRFWGKIFGMQKNYLVVETELKDEEYAKRNENYALDDNKVDDLVADQLENITKEQEISGENELPKLWESLPPLPKVHYEEPPEPPSEPSGVGVNKKVYYVCNEIGEPWHQLPDATPKQIRVGRQIYKTFTGDLDQPIISYPYFPGTERNYLRAQIARISASTHISPLGFYHFGGEGMGEGEEADEEMEMGDKSEIKENPKYDPLPIKDLTDRSMMFWVHHVAHILNQGRTTWWNPNPLPEGLDEELGEEEEKPVVMGPEPETGPPLLTPCSEDVTLDAIPAWSVRCSSSIAEEYAVAIVRSNFWPGAYCFATQGKMFHNVYFGSGLKTMVPNFSPAPLPPVEQDYPIGPEILEIVDPTGAEEEAWRIAHLPKEKPPKLVGEEELGEEEEDEEDEDEDEDD, translated from the exons ATGATTAACGATATAAATCTAGGATCTATTATTGAAATCAATGCCGAAGAAAGAGAACTTGCAATACCCACTGTACCTAACGaagaaaatgaatttatttatgcgaagacatttttgcaaaaaaatagcacTGTCACAGGGGAAAATCT TTACGATCATCTATCTGAagttttgaacaaaattttgtcGGAAAGACCGGAAAATGTTGTCGACTTTTTCGAAGAATATTGCCGTAAAGTTAAAGAAAAACGTTTCAGACCGCTCACCGATCATTTGGAGGATATTTTTGTAGCACCCGGAAGATATCGATTGGCTAATCAGTTAATGCCATTGCTTAAA CCTTTGCCACCAGAAGAACCGTCTACACTAGACCCTGAAGACCTCGAGAGAGCAGACATGACAAAGAATAATATGCTAGAATTATTGTTTTTCCTTGAACATGCCGGACTGGGACTACCCAGAACAGAAATGTTTTGCTTGACCATGTCTATGAGACAGTTGATAAGAGTAGAACCGATCGCAACTATAAGATTCTGGGGTAAGATTTTTGGAATGCAAAAGAATTATTTGGTGGTGGAGACAGAACTCAAAGATGAAGAATATGCCAAAAGAAATGAGAACTATGCGCTAGATGATAACAAAGTTGACGATTTGGTCGCTGACCAGTTGGAAAATATTACCAAAGAGCAGGAAATTTCTGGAGAGAATGAGCTGCCAAAGCTGTGGGAGTCTCTGCCTCCTTTACCGAAAGTTCACTATGAAGAACCACCAGAACCACCTTCAGAACCGTCAGGCGTCGGCGTTAACAAGAAAGTGTATTATGTCTGTAATGAAATCGGTGAACCTTGGCACCAGCTACCTGACGCTACCCCAAAACAAATTAGAGTGGGTcgacaaatttacaaaacattcacaGGTGACCTGGATCAACCGATAATTTCATATCCGTACTTTCCAGGAActgaaagaaattatttacGAGCACAAATTGCAAGAATTTCTGCAA GTACACATATTTCTCCACTGGGTTTTTACCATTTTGGAGGCGAAGGTATGGGAGAAGGCGAAGAAGCAGACGAAGAAATGGAAATGGGAGATAAGTccgaaatcaaagaaaatccaaAATATGACCCTCTGCCGATTAAAGATTTGACTGATAGATCTATGATGTTTTGGGTCCATCATGTAGCTCATATCCTCAACCAAG GTCGCACTACTTGGTGGAATCCAAATCCTTTACCGGAAGGTTTGGACGAAGAACTGGGAGAGGAAGAAGAAAAACCTGTTGTGATGGGTCCAGAACCAGAAACAGGACCCCCACTCCTCACACCGTGTTCTGAAGACGTTACTTTGGATGCGATTCCCGCATGGTCTGTGCGCTGTTCTTCGAGTATTGCTGAAGAATATGCGGTGGCTATCGTGAGATCCAATTTTTGGCCCGGAGCTTACTGTTTTGCTACACAAGGAAAAATGTTTCACAACGTTTACTTTG GATCCGGTCTTAAAACAATGGTTCCAAATTTTTCCCCCGCTCCTTTACCTCCAGTGGAACAAGACTATCCGATAGGACCAGAAATTCTCGAGATAGTCGATCCAACTGGAGCGGAAGAAGAAGCGTGGAGAATTGCGCATTTACCAAAAGAGAAACCTCCTAAACTAGTCGGTGAAGAAGAACTAGGCGAAGAGGAAGAGGACGAAGAAGACGAGGATGAGGATGAAgatgattaa
- the Clbn gene encoding ribosome quality control complex subunit NEMF homolog, whose product MKTRFNTFDIVCTVTELQKCVGMRVNNVYDIDSKTYLIRLQRSEEKSVILLESGSRIHETVFEWPKNVAPSGFSMKLRKHVKNKRLESLTQLGTDRIIDLQFGSGEAAYHVILELYDKGNIIFTDFEFTILNVLRPHTEGDRFKFVVREKYPKNRARESSILTKDQLVNILKGAKNGDQLKKVLVPNLEYGPGVIEHVLLKQGFTSGTKIGKTFSIENDSDRVLCALEEAEKLFANAKTCMSKGYIIQKKEERISNPDTREKEYYYSNQEFHPFLYEQHASAIFKEFPSFNAAVDEFFSSLESQKLELRALQQEREALKKLENVKKDHSQRLIALEKTQEIDKQKAELITRNQELVDKAILAVQTALATQISWPDLADLIKEAASQGDEIAQRIRELKLETNHISLYLTDPYAEDASSSEGETDDKIPPMVVDVDLELSAFANGRRYYDQKRNAAKKQQKTIESQSKAFKSAEKKTKQTLKDVQTITNINKARKVYWFEKFFWFISSENYLVIAGRDQQQNELIVKRYMKPNDVYVHADIHGASSIIIKNPSGQVVPPKTLNEAGTMAICYSVAWEAKVVTNAYWVWGEQVSKTAPTGEYLTTGSFMIRGKKNFLPLSHLILGFSFLFKLEESCVEKHKDERKVVAPGEEDINVNEAEPSKDEEEEVEIPDESDDEETKDEPTNTLDIEKENTKNISSSDDEEDSKFPDTHIKIQHFEGTKINILTEPVITNDEENNSETVVYLGDNNPVVIKPHQRIRGNSESKTKQKQESKSEEKEDFQKQQTKRGQKSKLKKIKEKYKDQDEEERKLRMEILQSAGSGKEPKKNKKNKKSGNSVKTKKTEPKIIKERLPPTQKPENGEDGGGEDEEPVVQDELDMINSLTGVPFAEDELLFAVPVVAPYNTLANYKFKVKLTPGTGRRGKAARTAVNMFLKDRTVTAREKDLLKAVKDEHLARNLPGKVKLSAPKLQTLRK is encoded by the exons ATGAAGACACGTTTTAATACTTTCGACATTGTTTGCACAGTGACAGAACTGCAAAa GTGCGTTGGAATGCGAGTTAACAATGTTTACGACATTGACAGCAAAACTTATTTAATAAGACTTCAGAGGAGCGAAGAGAAATCAGTTATTTTACTTGAATCAGGTAGTCGGATTCATGAGACAGTGTTTGAATGGCCGAAGAATGTGGCACCATCTGGATTTAGCATGAAATTGAGGAAACACGTGAAAAACAAACGCTTGGAGAGTTTAACTCAACTTGGGACTGATAGAATTATTGATTTACAATTTGGATCAGGAGAAGCTGCATATCATGTAATATTAGAGTTGTATGACAAgggaaacattatttttactgATTTTGAGTTTACAATCTTGAATGTACTCCGGCCACATACTGAAGGTGatagatttaaatttgtagTTAGAGAAAAGTATCCAAAGAATAGAGCAAGAGAAAGCAGTATATTGACAAAAGATCAATTGGTTAATATTCTGAAAGGTGCAAAAAATGGAGATCAGTTGAAAAAAGTACTTGTTCCAAACTTAG AATATGGACCAGGTGTGATTGAACATGTGCTGTTAAAACAGGGTTTCaccagtggtaccaaaataggtaaaacattttcaattgaaaatgaTTCAGATAGGGTTCTGTGTGCTCTTGAGGAAGCAGAAAAACtttttgcaaatgcaaaaacatgCATGTCAAAG gGATATATCATTCAAAAAAAGGAAGAAAGGATAAGTAATCCAGATACTCGAGAAAAAGAATATTATTATTCAAATCAGGAGTTTCATCCATTTCTATATGAGCAACATGCATCAGccatttttaaagaatttcccTCATTCAATGCTGCTGTGGATGAATTCTTTTCATCTCTGGAAAGtcagaaattagaattgagaGCTTTGCAACAAGAAAGAGAGGCATTGAAGAAgttggaaaatgtcaaaaaggaTCACAGTCAAAGGTTGATTGCCTTAGAAAAAACTCAAGAAATAGATAAACAAAAGGCAGAGCTTATTACAAGGAATCAGGAACTTGTAGATAAAGCCATTCTAGCTGTACAGACTGCATTAGCCACACAG ATTTCGTGGCCTGATTTGGCTGACTTGATTAAAGAAGCTGCCTCACAAGGTGATGAAATAGCCCAACGCATAAGGGAATTGAAATTGGAAACTAATCACATTAGTTTATATCTGACAGACCCATATGCTGAGGATGCAAGCAGTTCCGAGGGGGAAACGGACGACAAAATTCCCCCGATGGTAGTAGACGTAGATTTAGAACTATCAGCATTTGCGAACGGCAGAAGGTACTACGATCAAAAACGAAATGCTGCAAAGAAACAGCAGAAAACAATTGAGTCACAAAGTAAAGCTTTTAAATCAGCCGAAAAGAAAACCAAACAAACCCTGAAAGAC gtTCAAACCATTACGAATATCAATAAAGCTAGAAAAGTGTACTGgttcgaaaaatttttctggtttataagttcagaaaattatttggtTATTGCGGGACGGGATCAACAGCAAAATGAGTTGATTGTTAAGAGATATATGAAGCCCAATGATGTGTACGTGCACGCGGATATCCACGGTGCAAGTAGTATTATCATTAAAAACCCATCAGGGCAAGTAGTACCTCCTAAAACTCTGAATGAAGCGGGGACAATGGCTATTTGCTACAG tgTTGCTTGGGAAGCTAAAGTCGTGACCAACGCATATTGGGTGTGGGGAGAACAAGTTAGTAAAACTGCACCAACTGGAGAATATTTAACAACCGGTAGTTTCATGATCAGGggtaaaaagaattttttgccTCTATCTCATTTAATACTGGGCTTCagctttttatttaaattagaaGAAAGCTGTGTGGAAAAACACAAAGATGAAAGGAAAGTTGTCGCGCCGGGGGAAGAAGATATTAATGTGAACGAAGCCGAGCCTAGTAAagatgaagaagaagaagttgAAATCCCTGATGAAAGCGATGACGAGGAGACTAAGGATGAACCAACAAATACTTTGGAtattgaaaaagaaaatactaaaaatattAGTTCTTCAGATGATGAAGAAGATTCAAAATTTCCAGATACTCACATTAAGATTCAACATTTTGAAGGAACCAA aaTTAATATATTAACGGAACCTGTGATTACGAATGACGAAGAGAATAATAGCGAAACAGTTGTTTATTTAGGAGATAATAATCCCGTCGTTATTAAACCTCATCAGAGGATACGAGGCAACAGTGaatccaaaacaaaacaaaaacaagaatccaaaa GTGAGGAGAAGGAGGATTTTCAGAAACAACAGACAAAGAGAGGTCAAAAAAGTAAGCTAAAGAAAATTAAGGAAAAGTACAAAGATCAAGATGAAGAAGAAAGAAAGTTACGCATGGAAATCCTTCAG TCTGCTGGCAGCGGAAAAGAGccaaagaaaaacaagaagaaCAAAAAATCTGGGAATTCAGTTAAAACTAAAAAGACTGAACCTAAGATAATTAAAGAAAGGTTGCCGCCTACACAGAAGCCTGAAAATGGGGAAGACGGTGGAGGCGAAGACGAAGAACCTGTGGTTCAGGACGAATTAGATATGATCAATTCTCTCACTGGTGTACCTTTTGCCGAAGACGAATTACTCTTCGCAGTGCCTGTGGTCGCTCCGTACAATACCCTAGCCAACTACAA GTTCAAGGTCAAACTAACTCCTGGTACAGGCCGAAGAGGTAAAGCTGCACGCACCGcagtaaacatgtttttgaaaGATCGTACAGTAACTGCACGGGAAAAAGACTTGCTCAAAGCAGTCAAAGACGAGCATCTCGCCAGGAATCTTCCGGGAAAAGTTAAACTCTCCGCACCAAAACTTCAAACGCTCcgaaaataa